A single genomic interval of Vibrio gallicus harbors:
- a CDS encoding HAD family hydrolase — translation MPNSKYNALIFDMDGLIFDSEAVYKQCWLAAARLQGLLLPDDLYQTFIGIPDRVCEQLLEQHFKQHPSYSFELTQFKYDRDRLHQAKRSAGIAFKPGFEALISQAVVKQYRLALVTSSLRRDVNENFANSKYLELFEVIITAQDVRNGKPNPEGYLKAVSALELASE, via the coding sequence GTGCCGAACTCAAAATATAACGCCTTAATTTTCGACATGGATGGCTTGATCTTTGATAGTGAGGCTGTCTATAAACAGTGCTGGCTCGCCGCTGCAAGGCTACAAGGGTTATTGCTACCTGATGACCTTTATCAGACATTTATTGGTATACCAGATAGGGTGTGTGAGCAGTTGCTTGAACAGCACTTTAAGCAACATCCAAGTTATTCCTTTGAACTGACCCAATTTAAGTACGATAGAGATCGGCTTCATCAAGCGAAAAGATCTGCAGGTATTGCATTTAAGCCTGGCTTTGAGGCGCTTATCTCACAAGCAGTGGTAAAGCAGTATCGCTTGGCCCTTGTTACATCATCGCTACGGCGTGATGTGAATGAGAATTTTGCTAATAGTAAGTATCTGGAATTGTTCGAGGTGATAATTACAGCGCAGGATGTAAGGAATGGAAAACCTAACCCTGAAGGCTATTTAAAGGCTGTAAGCGCCCTTGAGCTTGCTTCTGAGTAA
- a CDS encoding TRM11 family SAM-dependent methyltransferase, which produces MFQYAILANPGHNRIYFDTAVKIACSELMAILESMQLVVSEVLEKDVGLPAALVFESEQELNAQQLTRISASSIYYAIFQIVEGGLLKPLQPTPFNTFPESMSQILRYTGKTNEQFTRLMVNLGLSAANTSGENKCLMDPMCGKGTTLYEGLIQGLDVVGVEINAKWVQETQTFIVKYMKNGRFKHKVVKEKRTGSGGKKIADGFAIQAAHSKEAFANEQSQTMKLYAADTRIINQIIKKNSCDIMVSDLPYGVQHGSKNSKDTKMARSPLALLEEALPAWKQVLKSKGAIVLSYNEFTLKWKELAALFTEMGFEVKDKQPYVGYIHRVDQSINRNIFIAVKP; this is translated from the coding sequence ATGTTTCAATATGCGATCCTTGCCAATCCAGGGCACAACCGAATCTACTTTGATACTGCAGTCAAGATTGCCTGCTCTGAGTTGATGGCTATCTTGGAGTCTATGCAGTTAGTCGTTTCTGAGGTGTTAGAAAAAGATGTAGGCCTACCGGCTGCGTTAGTATTTGAGTCTGAGCAAGAGCTTAATGCGCAGCAGCTTACGCGCATCTCAGCGTCATCAATCTACTATGCCATTTTTCAAATTGTAGAGGGTGGCTTACTCAAACCGCTACAACCTACACCCTTCAACACTTTCCCTGAAAGCATGAGTCAGATTCTGCGCTATACCGGAAAAACCAATGAGCAGTTTACACGCTTGATGGTGAACCTAGGCTTGAGTGCAGCTAACACCTCTGGAGAGAACAAGTGTTTGATGGACCCTATGTGTGGTAAGGGGACAACCCTTTATGAAGGGTTGATCCAAGGTCTGGATGTCGTGGGGGTTGAGATCAACGCCAAATGGGTACAAGAGACTCAAACATTCATCGTGAAGTACATGAAGAATGGTCGCTTTAAGCACAAAGTAGTTAAAGAGAAGCGTACCGGCTCTGGTGGTAAGAAGATTGCAGATGGATTTGCTATTCAAGCCGCACACTCCAAAGAAGCATTTGCCAATGAGCAAAGCCAAACTATGAAGTTATATGCGGCAGATACCCGTATCATTAATCAGATAATTAAGAAAAACAGCTGCGACATCATGGTTTCAGATCTGCCTTATGGGGTACAACACGGCAGTAAAAACAGTAAAGATACCAAGATGGCACGTAGCCCGTTAGCCTTACTTGAAGAGGCGTTGCCAGCCTGGAAGCAGGTGTTGAAATCAAAAGGCGCTATTGTACTGTCGTATAATGAGTTTACCCTTAAATGGAAAGAGCTTGCGGCATTATTTACTGAGATGGGCTTTGAGGTAAAAGACAAGCAGCCGTATGTTGGCTACATACATAGGGTTGACCAGTCCATTAACCGTAATATTTTTATTGCAGTTAAGCCTTAA
- the glsB gene encoding glutaminase B: protein MKPTAQILEDILAQVSPLIGQGKVADYIPALAKVANSKLGIAVYTNDGQVITAGDAQEAFSIQSISKALSLTLAMRLYDQQEIWQRVGKEPSGQAFNSLVQLELEQGIPRNPFINAGAIVVADMLNCRLSAPKHYVLEFVRQLSGGTHIVYDKVVAESEMMHGDRNAAIAYLMRSFGNFESEVLPVLQSYFYACALKMSCVDLAKTFSYLANKGRSVQTGKEVVSAMQAKQINALLATCGLYDGAGEFAYRVGMPGKSGVGGGIIAIVPGEMTIAVWSPELDDSGNSLAGTKALELLSERIGRSIF from the coding sequence ATGAAACCTACAGCGCAAATATTAGAAGATATATTGGCACAAGTGTCCCCTTTGATTGGCCAAGGAAAAGTGGCGGATTATATTCCTGCGTTGGCGAAGGTGGCTAATAGCAAGCTAGGTATTGCCGTCTATACCAATGATGGACAAGTGATTACTGCTGGCGATGCCCAAGAGGCATTTTCCATTCAATCTATCTCTAAGGCGTTAAGTTTGACCTTAGCTATGCGTCTGTATGACCAACAAGAGATATGGCAGCGCGTGGGTAAAGAGCCGTCAGGGCAAGCTTTTAACTCACTCGTTCAGCTAGAGTTAGAGCAAGGCATTCCGCGTAATCCATTTATAAATGCAGGTGCTATTGTGGTCGCTGATATGCTTAACTGCCGCCTGAGTGCACCAAAGCATTATGTATTGGAGTTTGTAAGGCAGCTATCTGGCGGAACACATATTGTCTATGACAAGGTGGTTGCTGAATCGGAGATGATGCACGGCGATCGCAATGCAGCAATTGCATACTTGATGCGCTCGTTTGGTAATTTTGAAAGTGAGGTTTTACCGGTACTGCAAAGCTACTTTTATGCCTGTGCGCTGAAAATGAGTTGTGTAGATCTGGCAAAAACCTTTAGTTACCTAGCCAACAAAGGCCGCTCGGTACAAACTGGAAAAGAGGTGGTGTCAGCGATGCAAGCCAAACAGATCAATGCTTTATTAGCGACCTGCGGGTTGTATGATGGTGCGGGTGAATTTGCTTATCGAGTTGGTATGCCCGGAAAATCAGGTGTTGGCGGTGGTATCATTGCGATAGTACCGGGTGAAATGACCATAGCGGTTTGGTCACCAGAGCTTGATGACTCGGGAAATTCTTTAGCGGGTACTAAGGCGTTAGAGCTTCTTTCTGAGCGGATTGGTCGCTCTATATTCTAA
- the proC gene encoding pyrroline-5-carboxylate reductase has protein sequence MEHRTIAFIGAGNMARSIIAGLVGSGYPAQSITATAPSPDKRDALAATYGIHSSQDNLAAVAAAEVVVLSVKPQLMQQVISPFSALDLNGKLIISIAAGITVPRLTEMLATPADIIRVMPNTPSLIGLGMSGLFAPHSVPEEHKLYASQLMKAVGEVCWVEDEPQINNVIAAAGSSPAYFFLFMEAMQKEAQAQGFTEQTARLLVQQSALGAAQMVIENPELDLETLRAQVTSKGGATAQAIEVFKQQHLCDTVAESMRAAIQRAEEMESQF, from the coding sequence ATTGAACACCGAACGATTGCCTTTATTGGCGCAGGAAATATGGCTCGCTCTATTATTGCAGGGCTTGTAGGCAGTGGATATCCAGCACAGAGCATCACCGCAACGGCACCCTCTCCTGATAAAAGAGATGCCCTAGCTGCGACCTATGGCATTCATTCCAGCCAAGACAATCTAGCGGCAGTAGCCGCAGCCGAGGTTGTTGTGTTATCTGTTAAACCTCAGCTTATGCAACAAGTCATCTCACCATTTTCAGCGCTGGATCTTAACGGAAAGCTGATTATCTCTATCGCAGCTGGGATTACAGTGCCAAGGCTTACCGAGATGCTTGCAACACCAGCAGATATCATCCGTGTTATGCCAAATACCCCCTCACTGATTGGGCTTGGTATGAGCGGCTTATTTGCACCACATTCTGTACCTGAAGAGCATAAACTCTACGCTAGCCAGCTAATGAAAGCCGTTGGTGAGGTATGTTGGGTAGAAGATGAGCCTCAAATCAATAATGTTATTGCCGCAGCGGGTAGCTCTCCTGCATACTTCTTCCTGTTTATGGAAGCCATGCAAAAAGAAGCACAAGCACAAGGTTTTACGGAACAGACCGCTCGGTTGCTGGTGCAGCAATCGGCATTAGGGGCAGCTCAAATGGTCATAGAAAATCCAGAGCTTGATCTTGAAACCCTAAGGGCTCAAGTCACCTCTAAAGGTGGTGCAACAGCTCAAGCTATAGAAGTATTTAAACAACAGCATCTTTGCGACACAGTGGCGGAGTCAATGCGCGCCGCCATACAGCGTGCCGAAGAGATGGAATCCCAATTTTAA
- the trmB gene encoding tRNA (guanosine(46)-N7)-methyltransferase TrmB → MSEVTTNEYTEDGKLVRKVRSFVRREGRLTKGQATALEECWPEMGIDYQDQKLVWEQVFGNANPVVLEIGFGMGTSLVEMAKNAPHKNFIGIEVHRPGVGACLALAREQGVSNLRVMCHDAVEVFENMIPDSSLHTLQLFFPDPWHKKRHHKRRIVQLDFAEMVRQKLSLGSGVFHMATDWENYAEHMIEIMNQAPGYENLAQDGDYIPRPEERPLTKFEARGHRLGHGVWDIKFKRIA, encoded by the coding sequence ATGAGCGAAGTAACGACTAATGAATACACTGAAGACGGAAAACTAGTACGCAAAGTACGCAGTTTTGTTCGTCGAGAAGGTAGACTAACCAAAGGTCAAGCGACAGCTTTAGAAGAGTGCTGGCCAGAAATGGGCATCGATTACCAAGATCAAAAATTGGTTTGGGAACAGGTTTTTGGCAATGCAAACCCAGTGGTACTAGAAATCGGTTTTGGCATGGGGACGTCTTTGGTTGAAATGGCAAAGAATGCTCCACATAAAAACTTTATCGGTATCGAAGTTCATCGTCCTGGTGTAGGTGCGTGTTTGGCCCTTGCGCGAGAACAAGGCGTCAGCAACTTACGAGTGATGTGTCACGATGCCGTTGAGGTATTCGAGAATATGATTCCTGATTCTAGTTTGCATACATTGCAACTGTTCTTCCCTGACCCATGGCATAAAAAACGCCACCATAAACGCCGTATCGTTCAGCTAGATTTTGCTGAGATGGTTCGCCAGAAGCTGTCTCTAGGCTCTGGTGTTTTCCATATGGCAACAGACTGGGAAAACTATGCTGAGCATATGATTGAGATTATGAACCAAGCTCCAGGCTATGAAAATCTTGCTCAAGACGGCGACTATATTCCTCGTCCTGAAGAACGCCCATTGACTAAGTTTGAGGCTCGTGGTCATCGCTTAGGGCATGGTGTTTGGGATATTAAGTTTAAGCGTATAGCTTAA
- a CDS encoding YggT family protein, producing the protein MNSMQFLVNTLFDLYIMVVILRIWLQAARADFYNPFSQFIIKATQPVLKPLRRVIPSVGSIDLATILFAYLLCVIKFVLLMLIASNGAAGFTPDLLIIGLMALIKSAGTLLFWILLLRAILSWVSQGRSPVEYVFHQLTEPMLAPIRRILPAMGGLDLSVLVLFVALQFANFLIGDLTSSLFGPIWYSL; encoded by the coding sequence ATGAACTCGATGCAGTTTTTGGTCAACACCTTATTTGACCTTTATATCATGGTGGTTATCTTACGCATCTGGCTACAAGCTGCGCGTGCTGACTTCTACAACCCGTTTTCTCAATTTATTATTAAAGCAACTCAACCGGTTTTAAAGCCGCTACGCAGAGTCATTCCCTCAGTAGGCAGTATTGATCTCGCAACCATTTTATTTGCCTATCTACTCTGTGTGATAAAGTTTGTATTACTGATGTTGATCGCCTCAAATGGCGCTGCCGGCTTTACTCCGGATCTTTTGATTATTGGTCTAATGGCACTGATTAAATCGGCAGGTACTTTACTGTTCTGGATACTACTACTACGCGCAATTCTAAGCTGGGTCAGTCAAGGCCGTAGTCCTGTTGAATATGTTTTCCATCAACTTACTGAACCAATGTTAGCCCCAATCCGTCGTATCCTTCCAGCAATGGGTGGTTTAGACCTAAGTGTATTGGTGCTATTTGTTGCACTGCAGTTTGCTAACTTCTTGATTGGTGACCTTACCAGTTCATTGTTTGGTCCTATCTGGTATAGCCTTTAA
- the mltC gene encoding membrane-bound lytic murein transglycosylase MltC: MKKLLYLIIPLLLTGCSREFVEKIYHVNYEPTSRFAAHNLAPKPGQFEKDTDALDSLINSFTGDIAKKWGRNQVKVAGKSNYVKYIDNYESRSEVNFATGKILIETVASKDAKAHLKKAIITTLLTPEDPANVDLFSSSSIKLGGEPFLYKQVVDQDGKAIQWNWRANRFAEYLIENKMKTHKVDFKLAHYVEIPMVVSHGSVRSYKYANIVRRASQKYDIPEDLIYAIIKTESSFNPYAVSWANAYGLMQVVPKTAGADVFKLMKNRSGTPSPEYLFNPENNIDTGVAYFHILKTRYLKDVRNSVSREYSMISAYNGGTGGVLNTFDRHSRSNALSRINNLQPNQVYWALTHKHRNAESRRYLEKVTAHKREFNQSKG; the protein is encoded by the coding sequence ATGAAAAAGCTGCTTTATCTCATCATTCCCCTGCTCTTAACTGGCTGTAGCCGTGAATTCGTAGAAAAGATCTATCATGTAAACTACGAACCAACCAGCAGATTCGCGGCGCATAACCTCGCACCAAAACCAGGACAATTTGAGAAAGATACCGACGCATTAGACTCTTTAATAAACAGTTTTACTGGCGATATTGCGAAGAAATGGGGACGAAATCAGGTAAAAGTTGCGGGTAAAAGTAACTACGTAAAGTATATAGATAACTACGAAAGTCGCTCTGAGGTTAACTTTGCCACCGGCAAGATCCTTATAGAAACCGTTGCCTCAAAAGATGCCAAGGCACACCTCAAAAAAGCGATCATTACCACACTACTTACCCCTGAAGATCCTGCAAATGTCGACCTATTTTCATCTTCCTCTATCAAACTTGGCGGCGAACCCTTCTTGTATAAGCAGGTTGTAGACCAAGATGGCAAGGCCATTCAATGGAACTGGCGCGCCAACCGATTCGCTGAGTATCTCATTGAAAATAAAATGAAAACTCACAAGGTTGATTTCAAATTAGCTCACTATGTTGAGATTCCAATGGTGGTTTCTCATGGCTCGGTTCGCTCATATAAATACGCTAATATAGTACGTCGTGCTTCCCAGAAATATGATATCCCTGAAGACCTTATCTATGCCATTATCAAGACGGAAAGTAGCTTTAACCCTTATGCTGTAAGTTGGGCCAATGCTTACGGATTGATGCAGGTTGTGCCAAAAACCGCAGGCGCAGATGTATTTAAATTAATGAAAAATAGGTCAGGAACACCGTCACCTGAATACCTATTTAACCCAGAAAATAATATTGATACCGGGGTTGCCTACTTCCACATCCTAAAAACGCGCTATTTAAAAGATGTGCGCAATTCAGTATCTCGTGAGTACAGTATGATCTCCGCATACAACGGCGGCACTGGGGGTGTTCTTAATACATTTGATAGGCATAGCCGCTCCAATGCATTGAGCAGAATTAACAACCTACAGCCAAATCAAGTGTATTGGGCATTGACGCACAAACATCGCAATGCAGAGTCGAGACGCTACCTAGAAAAGGTTACTGCCCATAAACGTGAGTTCAATCAGAGCAAAGGATAA
- a CDS encoding oxidative damage protection protein: MSRTVFCEHLQKEADGLDFQLYPGELGKRIFNNISKEAWAMWQGKQTMLINEHKLNMMDAEHRKRLETEMVNFLFEGKDIVIDGYTPPSK; this comes from the coding sequence ATGAGCCGTACTGTATTCTGTGAACACCTACAAAAAGAAGCCGATGGCTTAGATTTTCAGCTTTACCCTGGTGAACTAGGTAAACGAATTTTTAACAATATTTCTAAGGAAGCATGGGCAATGTGGCAAGGTAAGCAAACCATGCTTATTAATGAACACAAGCTCAACATGATGGATGCTGAACATAGAAAACGCTTAGAAACTGAAATGGTGAACTTCCTATTTGAAGGAAAAGACATCGTTATCGACGGCTACACACCACCTAGCAAATAG
- the mutY gene encoding A/G-specific adenine glycosylase, protein MTPFAQQVLDWYHKYGRKHLPWQQNKNAYKVWLSEIMLQQTQVATVIPYFERFITQFPDITSLANTDIDKVLHLWTGLGYYARARNLHKAAQIVRDQHAGVFPTQFEEVLALPGVGRSTAGAILSSVYNQPHAILDGNVKRVLARANAVEGWPGIKAVENRLWDIAKTHTPDQDVEHYNQAMMDMGAMVCTRSKPKCSLCPIQPLCVANQHDSQALYPTKKPSKTKPVKQTRFIILHCQGRVWLEKRPPAGIWGGLHCFPEASISDENQLVNLDYKLIKTEQTLISFRHTFSHYHLDITPILYDLSDQPTQVMEHNQGIWYNLSKPQQLGLAAPVKALLSTLHHELN, encoded by the coding sequence GTGACCCCTTTTGCACAGCAAGTTCTAGATTGGTACCACAAATACGGACGCAAGCACCTACCTTGGCAACAAAATAAAAACGCCTATAAGGTATGGTTGTCTGAAATAATGCTCCAGCAGACCCAAGTAGCGACAGTGATTCCGTATTTCGAACGCTTTATCACACAGTTTCCAGATATCACCTCATTAGCAAATACCGATATTGACAAGGTGCTACACCTTTGGACTGGGCTGGGTTATTACGCTAGAGCCCGTAACCTACATAAAGCGGCACAAATAGTGCGCGATCAGCATGCGGGGGTATTTCCAACTCAGTTCGAAGAAGTACTTGCCTTACCCGGAGTAGGACGCTCTACAGCAGGAGCTATCCTATCTTCAGTATACAATCAACCACACGCCATATTGGACGGTAACGTAAAACGCGTTCTAGCTCGCGCTAATGCTGTTGAGGGGTGGCCTGGAATAAAAGCCGTTGAAAATAGGCTGTGGGATATTGCCAAAACTCACACCCCAGACCAAGATGTTGAACACTACAATCAAGCCATGATGGATATGGGCGCTATGGTATGCACTCGCAGCAAACCCAAATGCAGTCTATGCCCTATCCAACCGCTCTGCGTTGCTAACCAGCATGATAGTCAGGCGCTCTACCCCACCAAGAAGCCAAGTAAAACTAAACCTGTCAAACAGACTCGGTTTATTATTTTGCACTGCCAAGGGCGAGTATGGCTGGAAAAACGCCCACCCGCTGGTATCTGGGGAGGGCTACACTGCTTCCCAGAGGCAAGCATTTCCGATGAAAATCAATTGGTTAACCTAGATTACAAGTTAATTAAAACCGAACAAACCTTGATATCTTTCCGGCATACCTTTAGCCATTACCACTTAGATATCACCCCTATTTTATACGATTTATCCGACCAACCTACTCAGGTAATGGAACACAACCAAGGGATTTGGTATAACTTATCCAAACCACAACAGCTAGGACTAGCTGCGCCAGTAAAGGCGCTTCTATCAACGCTGCATCATGAATTGAACTAA
- a CDS encoding XTP/dITP diphosphatase, translated as MSTPQKLVLATGNQGKVREMANLLSDFGFDVRAQSEFKVSDVPETGTTFIENAIIKARHAAQQTGLPAIADDSGLEVDFLQGAPGIYSARYAGEDASDQQNLEKLLEEMKDVPQPSRSARFHCVLVYMRHANDPTPIVCHGKWEGRILSEAQGENGFGYDPVFYVPEDDCASAELPAERKKQLSHRGKALTKLFQELNNAL; from the coding sequence TTGAGCACACCTCAAAAACTTGTATTAGCTACCGGAAACCAAGGCAAAGTTCGTGAAATGGCGAACCTGCTATCTGATTTTGGATTCGACGTTAGAGCTCAGAGTGAATTCAAGGTATCGGATGTACCAGAAACGGGTACTACCTTTATTGAGAATGCCATAATTAAGGCCAGACACGCCGCGCAACAAACTGGCTTACCCGCTATCGCAGATGACTCTGGATTAGAGGTGGACTTCCTACAGGGAGCGCCAGGTATCTACTCAGCACGCTATGCTGGTGAAGATGCATCGGACCAACAAAACCTTGAAAAACTACTCGAAGAAATGAAAGATGTACCACAACCATCGCGTAGTGCTCGCTTTCATTGTGTATTGGTTTATATGCGCCATGCTAATGATCCAACCCCAATCGTGTGCCACGGTAAATGGGAAGGTCGCATATTAAGCGAAGCACAAGGTGAAAATGGCTTTGGATATGATCCCGTTTTTTATGTACCAGAGGATGATTGCGCTTCCGCTGAACTTCCAGCCGAGCGCAAGAAACAACTCTCTCATCGTGGTAAAGCACTTACTAAGCTATTCCAAGAGCTAAATAACGCCCTATGA
- the hemW gene encoding radical SAM family heme chaperone HemW, producing the protein MSQLTPPPLGLYVHIPWCVQKCPYCDFNSHALKGDIPEQVYIDALLEDLDTDLNEYSSSIQSRSLTSIFIGGGTPSLISPQQIARLLNGVQARIPFATDIEVTMEANPGTIEAERFAQYVDAGITRISIGVQSFEQQKLERLGRIHGKDEAINAANLAHNIGLNSFNLDLMHGLPVQSIEQALTDLDKAIELAPPHLSWYQLTIEPNTLFYSKTPVLPDDDDLWDIFERGHQKLTDAGYVQYEISGYSKPGYQCQHNLNYWRFGDYLGIGCGSHGKLSFSDGQILRTTKLKHPRGYLSAYQNMVKPYLDSVQQVAMEDRPFEFFMNRFRLIEPCPKQDFIATTGLEISVIQDTIEWAKQKAYLTETDTHWQVTQKGKLFLNDLLEAFMLDDE; encoded by the coding sequence ATGAGTCAACTTACTCCACCACCGCTAGGTCTATACGTACATATCCCATGGTGTGTACAGAAATGTCCCTATTGTGATTTCAACTCGCACGCCCTAAAAGGCGATATACCTGAACAGGTCTATATTGATGCACTATTGGAAGATTTAGACACCGACCTGAATGAATACAGCTCCTCTATCCAAAGCAGGTCTCTGACTTCAATATTTATCGGTGGTGGTACCCCAAGCCTGATATCACCACAACAGATCGCTCGCCTACTTAATGGCGTGCAAGCACGCATCCCTTTTGCTACAGATATTGAAGTCACCATGGAAGCCAATCCAGGTACGATTGAGGCGGAGCGATTTGCGCAATACGTTGATGCTGGTATCACCCGTATCTCAATTGGGGTGCAAAGCTTTGAACAGCAAAAATTAGAGCGTTTAGGCCGTATACACGGTAAAGATGAAGCTATTAATGCAGCAAACCTAGCCCATAACATTGGCTTGAACAGCTTCAATCTAGACCTGATGCATGGCTTACCCGTGCAGAGTATCGAGCAGGCCCTTACTGATCTTGATAAGGCGATTGAACTCGCACCGCCACACCTTTCTTGGTATCAGTTAACCATTGAGCCCAACACCTTGTTCTACTCAAAAACTCCCGTATTACCAGATGACGATGACCTATGGGATATCTTTGAGCGTGGACATCAGAAATTAACCGATGCAGGCTATGTGCAGTATGAGATTTCAGGCTATAGCAAACCCGGCTATCAATGCCAACACAACCTCAACTACTGGCGCTTTGGTGATTACCTAGGTATTGGTTGCGGCTCGCATGGTAAGTTAAGCTTTAGCGATGGACAGATTTTACGTACCACTAAGTTAAAGCACCCTCGAGGCTACCTTTCGGCTTATCAGAATATGGTTAAACCTTACCTAGATAGCGTGCAACAGGTCGCAATGGAAGACCGACCATTTGAGTTTTTCATGAATCGCTTTCGTCTAATTGAACCTTGTCCTAAACAAGATTTCATCGCTACAACCGGTCTAGAAATTAGTGTAATTCAAGACACTATAGAGTGGGCTAAACAGAAAGCTTACCTAACAGAAACCGATACTCATTGGCAGGTAACACAAAAAGGAAAACTGTTCTTAAATGACCTGCTTGAAGCCTTTATGTTAGATGATGAATAA
- a CDS encoding DUF4426 domain-containing protein → MKSTIIKLLSVVALLSVSSVSYANQFIRFKDVEVHYSAFNSTFISPKIASELKLKRNPYVALLNISALDLYSLGKKATPVTLTGSAKNLIGNTRKLEFKPIKQGDAIYYIAELPISENETFRFEINVDAGNKGSGILRFNQTFYTQE, encoded by the coding sequence ATGAAGTCGACCATAATTAAGCTATTGTCTGTAGTAGCATTACTTAGCGTCTCGAGCGTAAGTTATGCCAATCAATTTATCCGTTTTAAGGATGTTGAGGTTCATTACTCTGCGTTTAACTCAACCTTCATCTCCCCTAAAATTGCCTCTGAGCTAAAACTAAAGCGTAACCCTTATGTCGCTCTGCTCAACATTAGTGCCTTAGACCTTTATAGCTTAGGTAAAAAAGCGACCCCAGTAACCCTTACTGGAAGCGCCAAAAACCTTATTGGAAATACTCGAAAACTTGAATTTAAGCCGATAAAACAGGGCGATGCTATCTACTATATTGCAGAGCTTCCTATCTCTGAAAACGAAACCTTTCGCTTTGAGATCAACGTAGATGCAGGCAACAAAGGCAGTGGCATACTTAGATTCAATCAAACCTTTTATACTCAGGAGTAA